The Branchiostoma lanceolatum isolate klBraLanc5 chromosome 1, klBraLanc5.hap2, whole genome shotgun sequence genomic sequence ATCTTAAAGACATTTTACGTGCACTGGCAGTATAAGATTGAGAGGAAGCATTCACGTCTGCTACGATAAAGTGGATAAGCCTTTGATTGATATTTCTAGCAAGGATGCTGCACATATTCATTCTAAAAGCTATTTGCGTCCCAACGGCCCTGACCTTATCAGCGCAGTCGAGCTAGCAGGAAAAGCTCCGATGAGTCAGCAAAGTTGAAAGGAATAGTTAATTTACATACAACCGGCAATCGAAACTTTGATCACCTATTGTCGAAGCTTTAAGCTATCGGAGGTAGAAGGTGGACGTTTCAAAAGCTGATGTCACTAAATATAATATTACAATGTCAATCAATGTCCCATTCACTTCATGTAAAACTTTAACGAATTCTAAAAGCATTCAATCTGGCGACAGATCAAAAGACAAATTAGGATGGAAAGATAATCAAGCAGAGGAATCATGTATCGGATCTGCACACGTCGTTTGCAGACAGGTCGATTTGTAACATTAGGTTCGCAACAGGTCCCTGATTAATGGAACATTTGGTTTGTGGGCATGGACGGTGATAACATATCTTGATCAGGATCATCCAAATGCCATTACATCCAGGGCAGCCTGGTGTAATGTGATCAGCCCGGAAAACAAAGATGTGTTTCTGCCATCGATCCACGGCTAAATAACCACTGCCCAAGGCTGTGGACATTTGTCATGGGCGGTCTCAGCGCGATGTATTCCGGGCAGATCATAGTGCAAATCTAGCAGCTTCAGAAACCACCCTCCCATGGGTACCGAGTGACCTGCTCTAGGACATCCCGTCATGACCTCACGTTAGGCAGTCATACATCATAAATGATTGGGAATGACTCTTTCGCACGGATAACTTAAACATTCAAAGCAATTGGTACAACCAGTGTCATAATGGATTGGTCTATCTTAGACGTACAATAAAAAGTGTGTTAATCAAGCGCAGCGACCATCTATTCCAGCCCAATCCTTTTCGGTGGCAATTCCCAATGTCACaaatacatgatacaaaattaaTCTTGACATGGAAAATCTTAAATCTTAGCCAGAGGAAACAGCACACTGAAAGAGGCATAATGGTATGTCAAATCGTCCCATAGACACTGACTGGAAGATGACTTCTTTTTCATTGAGATAGACGTCACAGGTGCAGTTCTAATAGGCTGTTCAGCAGTCTTTATGATGTCCCTCCGGATGTAATTAGAGAGGATAATATAGATACATGCAGCACAATTAACCTTCACGTTATCCACAAACAACACCTGTGGTCGGTTTTCCGTTGCTCGGGGACCAATTTATCGTTCACAAAGCAACAGATTAGAGTTCGCTAAGGGTGCTATTCTAATCAaataattatatatacatgtatatcgaaTTAAGCATTTCAGATATCGTCGATAGCCATATGTAATCCCTCGGATAGCTAAGAATCCTGATGAAGTCTCATAATCTCTGTATAGACCTGGTTCACACATAATTATACAACCATGAACCTCACCTTGTCTTGTCTACCTATTGGCTAATCGCATGCTGCAAATAGATGCCAGCCAATCCCACTTAAACGGTGACAAAAAGTGAAAGATGGTTTAATTTTCCAGCGCCGAGGTGACAGCAAGCAGTTAATATTTAATATAATGTGAAGTGCTAAAAGTACTTCGTCCTTTgacatttctgtatttctcaTTCAGCACCAGTTGGAGATGTATCTTCATTAAGTGGATGCACGCAGTGCAGAAGATGCCATATAGGTGGATCAGGTAAGCGTTTCTAAAGTATTGTACAACGTTTCCTTATCAAGACGCTGGAATCTGGTTAATCTTCAGTCGACTTTTACTCGGACACCATATGTAATACAAATTTATATTTGATTCATTCTAACAGTGAGACTGTAGAAAGTAATGTGTGCGTCAGGACATACCGATACGCCGTGAGGAGAAGCTACGTACGTTGCGGAGCTCCGGAGAAGCCTATTGAAGTTGACCATAGTTGATGCCGCACGCCATCCAAGATGGGTGCGTTTGTCTAATAAGGGAATATGCGGGATGCATCTGTTTGATGAATTGAATACTACAATGATATTTGTACGCTCCAAACAATAATGCCATGTTAGAAGATGCAGATCTTTAGAATCTTTTGTCTTTTTGCTGCTACAATGAAAGTGAATCTTGTTTACTTTTGTCCCCATCAAACCGGTACAGCCTGAGCTGATGTAAAGGGTTTGAATTAAGTTGAGGTCAGTTTAAGCCCTACATTAAATTTCAAAGCTTTAAAGACAGGATTCGACATGAGCTAATATCGATTGCCTAGCCTCTACGTTGGTTGATTCATTGCTTTCAGCGGTAATTCTATTGAGATTCAATGGCTATTTCACTCAAATGTTAGCAGTGATTTTTAATGCCCTAGCCTGTGTATGAAAGATATATAAATTTAAATAGCTGTTTCGGTACAAGCTCGCCTACTTTTGGTACAATATGTCATCCCCAGTTTTTTGTCAGTTCCACGGCAGTTGCCTCGGGTGCCGATTGCAAGACGTATGTTGGGCGAACATAAGGGCGACTTCATTTTTATTCAATAGACTCAAAATTGTAAATGCAACATGACATCTTGGTAAAGAATAAATATTTTTTCGCATCTTATTTAACAATGTAGGTAGCGCATCACTTGTAATTGATGCTGACAAGATAAAGCCATGAGAAAAAATTAAGTAAACCGATCCATGTTTTCTTGTGGATTGCATGGCCCAGTTTCTTAAAACGCTTAATGCCTACGTTACTgcataggaaaaaaaaaacatagcgaCCTACAAAAACATGatcccaatgtcaaccttgccgcCAAGCAATTTTGAAAAGGTGACACGATGGGAATAAGCTTGCAAATCAATCTATGATAAACCATATGAATAAGAAATAACCTCTATTCTGTAACATGCTACGATAATGGGTTTTGACACAAGCTGAGCCTTAAATAATGAacacatgcaaattagatcagACAACTCCGTGCTATATTTGTCGTCCCACGCTTGACCCATTTTCACGGAGCTCCTTCATGCATACGTATTGGTCGATTTGCTTGAAAATACCACATTGGGTCACCACCAAGGTCCCCTAATGGCTACAtctaaaaaaaattggtgctGAACTCTCACGAAAAAGAAAAGTAATTGCTTGCTAGGGAATCAAACGGTAACAAGACGGGTTGAATGTCGCAAGCCTGACCCACTTTTACCGAGAAGCTTCAtgcatacaatgtcatgttcgTATTGATCGGTTTGAAAATGCCGGGCCATAACTAAGATCCCATAATAACTATACTTCCAGGATATTTTCAATTCAAACCAACCTGATAAGTAAACCCATGAAAAATAATCATAAATAGACAAGAGGTGAAAAAATTGAGTAGCTAGAAATTAAACTAGAATAAAGAAAATACAGCTAATGTGAAAACGTAAACTCCATTTGTTAAACAAACAGCTCGATTGGATGCAGCAAACCAACCATGACTTGTGGTTATGGGCTTTCGTTGTACTGGATGAATTGACCTACTTCCACAGCAGTGAATCTTCCACACATAATCATTTTGAAGTGCATATTCATCTACATCATGACTTTGCCAATATCACTACATTCCCGTCAATGTCTGATCTGCAAAATAGGCGAAGCAGTGCCAGTGAGTTATTCTCCATATAAACATGCTGTTCGATATTATATGCTAATGAAAACATCCATCTTGGTTGTGTGAATGTCATCTTCATAACAGTTATGTGTGTCTGTTCATGCTTGGCCAATTTGTAAATGTCTTCTTTAACTGGTGTTGTTTTCCAGAACGCGTCTACCGGATATCATTAACAACTGAAGCCAACGTTACCAAAACAAAGCCTGCACAATCATGGTATGTGTCATTGTTTTGAGATTGTATAAACTTATTCATCAAAACATTACAAGACAGCTGACCATATATCTCAACCAAAAATTGGCACTAAACTATCATGGAACAAATAAGTAATAACTTGTCAAGGAGTCGACATTGGCTATTAACAAGAACTCTCCCTTGAAAAATCTGCTGATCATGTTTGAGCCTGTACGCAGATCACGTATCAGGACTTGGTCCACTgctgaaaacaatatgttgtaCACATCATTTGTTGTGTGATGCATTGTGCCACGATACCGACACAAATCAAATTAGTGCTTTGTACTTGAGGTATGCATGTGCAGGGAACGGTTCTTTGGATTCTTTATCATGCATTTGTTCAATAAATATTTATGCACTTTGCATTCCAAGCATTATTATCACTCTATGATAATAATCCACGTATCCTTAAGCTTTATCTATGAATGATATATTGAGTCCGACATATCAACTTATGATAATGCAATGATAAAAGATTGCAATCTTTGAAATCCCCCCGCATATTGATCGACATCGATCGTCACAAAGAAGCGAACTGTCCCGCAGTCACTTTTGTAACCTAGGGGACCGAGCCTGTAGCTTTGCATCGATCAAAACTTTCGAACAACCTTTCAGCAGCGCCAGGTGTTTGTAAATGCTACTTTTCTCTGAGTCTttctgattacgaattacgaaGCTCGTTAGTGATATAAGGGGAAACAAAGACAGGCAAAATGTAACAGCTCTACGTCAATTGTCATATTATTTCGTCTCTCTTCGAATTAATTCATAATGAAATGTGAAAACATTACAAACGGTCTATAATTTCATCACCATGTATCTTCACCTTTATTTTCTTGTCTTGTACAACTTAGGCTGACAAGTTAAGCGAACAGCAAATCATCGGTAAGGAAAAGctttgtattctatatgtacataattatgttGATATAAAATTTTGAGATTGCTGTCTTTAACATAAGATGTGTTACTTCTTGAAAATTCTAACTAGGAAGGTGTATTTCTTAGCCCCAGTCAGTGCCATTGTACATATGGCGATAGTGGCAATAGACACTTAGCACATTAAAAAGGTTCGATAGAGCAACATACAGAAGAACAACTTGAACTTAAAGTgtaaacaaaaaattcaaaacttcACAAGGCCGGGCCCGTGCCTTAAACTTGTGATATTATTCAACACTACATCAACCATTCTGTGGCAAGAAATGTCTGTTGCTTACAGAATGCTTCTTATCGTTCCGCTTTCAGAGTATCGAGAAGCCTTCAGCGTGTACGACAAGGACGGCGATGGTATCATCGCCATTAAGGAGCTGTTCAAAGTCATGTGGTCTCTCGGACAGAACCCTACGGAGAATGAGATGGAGAAGATTCTACAAGACGTGGATCCCGACAGTGAGTAACCATGCAGCCCCCACTCACTCACTAGtagtatttttttatttgtgccAATGGCTTATGACATCGTTTTTGTCTCAAAATTTCGTATTAAAAAATGTTCATTAAATTAACGTTGATACGTTTGCTGCTGCGATTAAAGCAAAAAGGTCCTTATAAACGATGCCCTTACGCCCTTTTTCACAACAATTAATTTTACCTCGatggaaaatggaggtatagtttttttgCTCTCTGCTAAGAATCTGcttggattgcgatgatatctGGTACGTGGGTATGACGACCAACGTCTactttgggcctcctggtggccgacATTGGTACCGCAGCAGGACTCCCGGTTTTTATATCATTTGTCCTAGGTCCTAGACATGCTgtgatcttgattttttggcggaAGGTACAGTAGCTTCTGACGTTAAGAAGTGGTATAAGTTTGGGACCCCTAGCAACTTTAGAAACATACATTCGACATGATAAGTACatgacttttttgtgtgtggaaaCAGCCGTACGTGTCCACAATATAAGTGGCTGTCTGATTTTTCTGTCATTACTTAATCCCCTATTAGTGAATTAGTAATGGCAATGGCGTACATACAGCAAACTGGGGATACTGCTAAGTAATCTATATGCAAATAGTTGAATACTGCTATCACTTGATCCGTAGTAAATCATAAAGAGATTTCCCAGAAGATTGTTTGGCTCCTTATCAATTCATGACAAGATGTTACCGTATATCCATTAATTCTTGCTATTTCTACCAAGTGTAGGTAGATAAGATGGGTATTGGAATAGAATGTTAACAGTCTATTCTTAAAATATACTTGGTTTCTCTAGGCGAGGGATCAATCGACTTCGCAGACTTTCTTGCTGTCATGGCAAAACGACAGAAAGACACGGAACAGGAAGAGGAGTTGAGAGCCGCCTTCAGAGCCTTCGATATGGACCATAATGGCACAATTGAGTAATAGAGCTTGATTCTCAAAATTCTCAGACTTTGAGTGTCTGCCGATGCATGTTGTTATCATGTCTCCTAATTTTTGTAACCAAAACATGACCGTGCTCCAATGGCATTTACACGTCATCGTCATGGATAAAGAGTTCCATTCTAATTTTTTATGTCAACTTGTAACCCTTTTATTAGCTTTTGCTTTGCTATTTTTTATTTATACACACAGTAAAAATAATCTTATTGCACATTTAGCACAAAGGAGCTGAGAAGTGTCATGACAGATCTTTGTGATGACATCACCAATGAAGATATAGACGAGATGTTCTACCACTTTGACAAAGATGGCGACGGCATGATATCGTATGAAGGTAATAAATTACACTTTTCAATGAAATGTTCGAATACGTGACAAGGAAACTGCATCGCACTCTTACTACGGAGAACTTTTAGATTCACAAATGATCTCGAAGTCACGAAAGACTGTTAAACTGCCATTGTTAATCTTTACATTGCCCAACTAGGCACTAGGTAAAATCGGCAAAAAAGTTAAAGCAACTCCAATCAGATCCATCGTGGGTACGTAGAAATGTCTGCTGCACGCATTTTAACAGAACACAGAAGGGCCCTGCGGTTACACTCAGACCTTATTTAAAGTTCCTGATAATTACCT encodes the following:
- the LOC136432882 gene encoding uncharacterized protein, whose protein sequence is MADKLSEQQIIEYREAFSVYDKDGDGIIAIKELFKVMWSLGQNPTENEMEKILQDVDPDSEGSIDFADFLAVMAKRQKDTEQEEELRAAFRAFDMDHNGTIDTKELRSVMTDLCDDITNEDIDEMFYHFDKDGDGMISYEEFISVVMAAEKEKDGQP